Proteins encoded within one genomic window of Streptomyces sp. NBC_01314:
- the aroC gene encoding chorismate synthase: protein MSRLRWLTAGESHGPALVATLEGLPAGVPITTEMVGDHLARRRLGYGRGARMKFERDEVTFLGGVRHGLTMGSPVAIMVGNTEWPKWEQVMSADPVDPEILAGLARNAPLTRPRPGHADLAGMQKYGFDEARPILERASARETAARVALGAVARSYLKETAGIEIVSHVVELAAARAPQGVYPTPADVEKLDADPVRCLDADASKAMVAEIDQAHKDGDTLGGVVEILAYGVPVGLGSHVHWDRKLDARLAGALMGIQAIKGVEIGDGFELARVPGSQAHDEIVNTPEGIRRVSGRSGGTEGGLTTGELLRVRAAMKPIATVPRALRTVDVTTGEATQAHHQRSDVSAVPAAGIVAEAMVALVLADAVAEKFGGDSVTETARNVRSYLDHLAIR, encoded by the coding sequence TTGAGCAGGTTGCGCTGGCTGACCGCGGGGGAGTCCCACGGTCCCGCACTTGTCGCGACGCTGGAGGGTCTTCCCGCCGGCGTGCCGATCACCACGGAGATGGTGGGGGACCACCTGGCCCGCCGGCGCCTGGGGTATGGACGCGGTGCGCGGATGAAGTTCGAGCGCGACGAGGTCACCTTCCTCGGCGGTGTGCGGCACGGTCTGACCATGGGCTCGCCGGTGGCGATCATGGTGGGCAACACCGAGTGGCCGAAGTGGGAGCAGGTCATGTCGGCGGACCCGGTCGACCCGGAGATCCTCGCCGGTCTGGCCCGCAACGCCCCGCTGACGCGCCCCCGGCCGGGCCACGCCGACCTGGCGGGCATGCAGAAGTACGGCTTCGACGAGGCCCGGCCCATCCTGGAGCGGGCTTCCGCCCGGGAGACCGCGGCCCGGGTCGCCCTCGGCGCCGTGGCCCGGTCGTACCTGAAGGAGACGGCCGGGATCGAGATCGTCAGCCACGTGGTGGAACTGGCGGCGGCTAGGGCCCCGCAGGGCGTGTACCCGACGCCGGCCGACGTGGAGAAGCTGGACGCGGACCCGGTGCGCTGCCTGGACGCGGACGCGTCGAAGGCGATGGTCGCGGAGATCGACCAGGCCCACAAGGACGGCGACACCCTCGGTGGTGTCGTGGAGATCCTGGCGTACGGCGTGCCGGTGGGCCTCGGCTCGCACGTCCACTGGGACCGCAAGCTGGACGCCCGCCTCGCCGGCGCGCTGATGGGCATCCAGGCGATCAAGGGCGTCGAGATCGGTGACGGCTTCGAGCTGGCGCGGGTGCCGGGCTCCCAGGCGCACGACGAGATCGTGAACACCCCCGAGGGCATCCGGCGGGTCTCCGGCCGCTCCGGTGGCACCGAAGGCGGTCTGACCACGGGTGAGCTGCTGCGGGTGCGGGCGGCGATGAAGCCGATCGCGACCGTGCCGCGCGCCCTGCGGACCGTGGACGTGACCACCGGTGAGGCCACCCAGGCCCACCACCAGCGCTCCGACGTCTCCGCCGTGCCCGCCGCGGGCATCGTCGCCGAGGCGATGGTGGCCCTGGTGCTGGCGGACGCGGTGGCGGAGAAGTTCGGCGGCGACAGCGTCACCGAGACGGCCCGCAACGTCCGCTCCTACCTCGACCACCTCGCGATCCGGTGA
- a CDS encoding shikimate kinase, whose protein sequence is MGVGKSTVGQLLAERLGVAYRDTDDDIVAEQGRAIAEIFVDEGESAFRAIEKRAVRTALAGHDGVLALGGGAILDADTRALLAGQRVVYLSMDVEEAVKRTGLNAARPLLAVNPRKQWRELMEARRNLYEEVATAVVATDGRTPEEVTRAALDALELKEV, encoded by the coding sequence ATGGGAGTCGGCAAGTCCACCGTCGGACAGCTGCTCGCCGAGCGGCTCGGCGTCGCCTACCGCGACACCGACGACGACATCGTGGCCGAGCAGGGCCGCGCGATCGCGGAGATCTTCGTCGACGAGGGCGAGTCCGCCTTCCGCGCCATCGAGAAGCGGGCCGTGCGCACGGCACTGGCCGGACACGACGGCGTCCTCGCCCTCGGCGGCGGCGCGATCCTCGACGCCGACACGCGCGCCCTGCTGGCCGGGCAGCGCGTCGTCTACCTCTCGATGGACGTCGAGGAGGCGGTCAAGCGCACCGGCCTCAACGCCGCCCGCCCGCTGCTGGCCGTCAATCCCCGCAAGCAGTGGCGGGAGTTGATGGAGGCCCGGCGGAACCTGTACGAGGAGGTCGCCACGGCTGTCGTCGCCACCGACGGCCGTACGCCCGAGGAAGTCACCCGAGCGGCCCTGGACGCACTGGAGTTGAAGGAAGTATGA
- the aroB gene encoding 3-dehydroquinate synthase yields the protein MSETVTRIQVGGTAGTEPYEVLVGRQLLGELGGLIGNRVKRVAVIHPEALDDTAEALRADLAGQGFEAVAIQVPNAEEAKTAEVAAYCWKALGQSGFTRTDVIVGVGGGSTTDLAGFVAATWLRGVRWIAIPTTVLAMVDAAVGGKTGINTAEGKNLVGSFHPPAGVLCDLAALDSLPVNDYVSGLAEIIKAGFIADPVILDLVEADPQAARTPAGPHTSELIERSIRVKAEVVSGDLKESGRREILNYGHTLAHAIEKNERYQWRHGAAVSVGMHFAAELGRLAGRLDDATADRHRTVLEAVGLPLHYRYDQWPKLLETMKVDKKSRGDLLRFIVLDGLAKPTVLEGPDPAILLAAYGEVGQ from the coding sequence ATGAGCGAGACAGTGACCCGTATCCAGGTCGGCGGTACGGCGGGTACCGAGCCGTACGAGGTCCTGGTGGGGCGTCAGCTCCTCGGCGAACTGGGCGGGTTGATCGGCAACCGGGTCAAGCGGGTCGCGGTGATCCATCCCGAGGCGCTGGACGACACCGCTGAGGCGCTGCGGGCCGATCTGGCCGGGCAGGGTTTCGAGGCGGTCGCGATCCAGGTGCCGAACGCGGAGGAGGCCAAGACCGCCGAGGTGGCCGCGTACTGCTGGAAGGCGCTCGGCCAGTCCGGGTTCACCCGCACCGATGTGATCGTCGGTGTCGGCGGCGGGTCCACCACGGACCTCGCCGGGTTCGTGGCGGCGACCTGGCTGCGCGGGGTGCGCTGGATCGCCATCCCCACCACCGTGCTGGCCATGGTCGACGCGGCTGTCGGCGGCAAGACCGGGATCAACACGGCCGAGGGCAAGAACCTGGTGGGCTCGTTCCACCCGCCGGCCGGGGTGCTGTGCGATCTGGCGGCACTGGACTCGCTGCCGGTCAACGACTACGTCTCCGGGCTCGCCGAGATCATCAAGGCCGGGTTCATCGCGGACCCGGTGATCCTGGACCTGGTCGAGGCCGACCCGCAGGCGGCCCGTACGCCGGCCGGGCCGCACACGTCGGAGCTGATCGAGCGGTCGATCCGCGTCAAGGCCGAGGTCGTCTCCGGTGACCTGAAGGAGTCCGGGCGCCGCGAGATCCTCAACTACGGGCACACGCTGGCGCACGCGATCGAGAAGAACGAGCGCTACCAGTGGCGCCACGGTGCGGCCGTCTCCGTGGGCATGCACTTCGCGGCCGAACTGGGCCGTCTGGCGGGCCGGTTGGACGACGCGACCGCCGACCGTCACCGCACGGTCCTCGAAGCGGTCGGGCTGCCGCTGCACTACCGCTACGACCAGTGGCCCAAGCTGCTGGAGACGATGAAGGTCGACAAGAAGTCGCGGGGCGACCTGCTGCGCTTCATCGTCCTGGACGGCCTGGCCAAGCCCACCGTCCTGGAAGGGCCCGACCCGGCGATCCTGCTGGCCGCCTACGGCGAAGTGGGCCAGTAA
- a CDS encoding AAA family ATPase — translation MQHAVGGPLPPPHRPGQDPAAPWPPTANHPGHPAPPHPGAPGTHPPGHPGASHPVPPGTHPGPVPPPPPAPPGSVPPPAPGFAGNPGHPPTSAPQRTGVPRDTTGHVQLPPGGPVTMPPPATGAPDVTATTLAVLLIGPAGAGKTSVAKYWADHRRVPTAHISLDDVREWVRSGFADPQSGWNDNSEAQYRLARRTCGFSARNFLANGISCILDDAVFPDRPVVGLGGWKRHVGPGLLPVVLLPGLEIVLERNAKRSGNRRLTDEEVARIHGRMAGWYGSGLPIIDNSQLDVPATARVLDEFLARSIASPPKW, via the coding sequence ATGCAGCACGCAGTGGGAGGCCCGCTGCCGCCGCCCCATCGGCCGGGGCAGGACCCGGCGGCCCCGTGGCCGCCGACCGCGAACCACCCGGGACACCCAGCCCCCCCTCACCCGGGAGCGCCGGGAACGCACCCTCCGGGACACCCGGGCGCGAGCCACCCCGTACCCCCGGGCACACACCCGGGCCCCGTGCCGCCGCCCCCACCCGCACCTCCGGGGTCGGTGCCCCCTCCCGCGCCGGGCTTCGCCGGAAATCCCGGGCATCCACCCACCTCGGCCCCACAGCGGACCGGGGTCCCGCGGGACACCACCGGACACGTGCAACTGCCGCCGGGCGGCCCCGTCACCATGCCGCCGCCCGCCACCGGCGCACCCGACGTCACGGCCACCACGCTCGCGGTCCTGCTCATCGGGCCCGCCGGAGCCGGCAAGACCAGCGTCGCCAAGTACTGGGCGGACCACCGCCGGGTGCCCACCGCGCACATCAGCCTGGACGACGTACGCGAGTGGGTGCGCTCCGGCTTCGCGGACCCGCAGTCCGGGTGGAACGACAATTCCGAGGCGCAGTATCGTCTCGCCCGCCGCACCTGCGGCTTCTCCGCCCGTAACTTCCTGGCCAACGGCATCTCCTGCATCCTCGACGACGCCGTCTTCCCCGACCGCCCGGTCGTCGGCCTCGGCGGCTGGAAGCGGCACGTCGGCCCCGGCCTGCTGCCCGTCGTCCTCCTGCCGGGCCTGGAGATTGTCCTCGAACGCAACGCCAAGCGCTCGGGAAATCGCCGCCTCACCGACGAAGAGGTCGCCCGCATCCACGGCCGGATGGCGGGCTGGTACGGCTCGGGCCTGCCGATCATCGACAACTCCCAGCTGGATGTCCCGGCCACGGCGAGGGTCCTGGACGAGTTCTTGGCAAGGTCGATCGCCAGCCCGCCCAAGTGGTAG
- a CDS encoding aminopeptidase P family protein has translation MSEVYAARRTRLRERCHSSGSATALVTRPANVRYLAGAAPRGAVLLLGRSEDVLLCGTPPSGELGEGRPDDAVRVQVLPGPGGDAAVAAADLATALGAESLGVEEHHLTVGRHRAIRSVAPRLRLADLGGAVEQLRVIKDEEEISCLRIGAEIADQALGELLESILVGRTERHLALELERRLVDHGADGPAFTTSVAAGPNSGRPGHIPTDRRVEEGDFLSVCLGATYRGYRCEIGRTFVIGTSPADWQIELYDLVFAAQRAGREALVPGAAFRAVDRAARQILDSAGYGDGLSGLMGHGVGLEIDEDPQLAPAAMGKLDACVPVTVEPGVHLPGRGGVRIDDTLVVRPEADGGPELLTITTKELLAL, from the coding sequence ATGTCAGAGGTGTACGCGGCCCGCCGCACTCGACTGAGAGAACGCTGCCACTCCAGCGGCAGCGCCACCGCACTCGTCACCCGCCCGGCCAACGTGCGCTATCTCGCGGGCGCGGCACCGCGGGGCGCGGTGCTGCTGCTCGGGAGGAGCGAGGACGTCCTGCTCTGCGGCACACCGCCGAGCGGCGAGCTCGGCGAGGGCCGACCCGACGACGCCGTACGCGTCCAGGTGCTGCCGGGACCCGGCGGTGACGCGGCGGTCGCGGCCGCCGACCTGGCCACGGCCCTGGGCGCCGAGTCGCTCGGGGTGGAGGAACACCACCTCACCGTCGGCCGGCACCGCGCGATCCGCTCGGTCGCGCCCCGGCTGCGCCTCGCCGACCTCGGCGGCGCGGTCGAGCAGCTGCGAGTGATCAAGGACGAGGAGGAGATCTCCTGTCTGCGCATCGGCGCGGAGATCGCCGACCAGGCACTGGGTGAACTGCTCGAATCGATCCTCGTGGGCCGCACCGAGCGTCACCTCGCCCTGGAACTGGAACGCCGCCTCGTCGACCACGGCGCCGACGGCCCGGCCTTCACCACCTCCGTCGCCGCCGGCCCGAACTCCGGCCGCCCCGGCCACATCCCCACCGACCGCCGGGTCGAGGAGGGCGACTTCCTGTCCGTCTGCCTCGGCGCGACCTACCGCGGCTACCGCTGTGAGATCGGCCGTACATTCGTGATCGGCACCTCGCCGGCCGACTGGCAGATCGAGCTGTACGACCTGGTCTTCGCAGCCCAGCGCGCCGGACGGGAGGCCCTGGTACCCGGTGCGGCCTTCCGTGCCGTGGACCGCGCGGCCCGCCAGATCCTGGACTCCGCGGGGTACGGTGACGGCCTCTCGGGACTGATGGGGCACGGGGTCGGACTCGAAATCGACGAGGACCCGCAGTTGGCCCCCGCGGCCATGGGTAAACTGGACGCTTGCGTGCCGGTCACCGTCGAACCGGGGGTTCACCTCCCGGGCCGGGGCGGCGTCCGGATCGATGACACGCTCGTCGTACGCCCCGAGGCGGACGGCGGACCCGAGCTACTCACCATCACGACCAAGGAGCTGCTCGCGCTCTAG
- the efp gene encoding elongation factor P, with product MASTNDLKNGLVLKLDGGQLWSVVEFQHVKPGKGPAFVRTKLKNVLSGKVVDKTFNAGVKVETATVDKRDMQFSYMDGEYFVFMDMETYDQLMVDRKAVGDAANFLIEGFTATVAQHEGEVLFVELPAAVELVIQETEPGVQGDRSTGGTKPATLETGHQIQVPLFITTGEKIKVDTRTSDYLGRVNS from the coding sequence GTGGCTTCCACGAACGACCTCAAGAACGGCCTGGTGCTCAAGCTCGACGGGGGCCAGCTCTGGTCCGTCGTCGAGTTCCAGCACGTCAAGCCCGGCAAGGGCCCGGCCTTCGTGCGCACCAAGCTCAAGAACGTGCTCTCCGGCAAGGTCGTCGACAAGACGTTCAACGCCGGCGTCAAGGTCGAGACGGCCACTGTCGACAAGCGCGACATGCAGTTCTCCTACATGGACGGCGAGTACTTCGTCTTCATGGACATGGAGACCTACGACCAGCTCATGGTCGACCGCAAGGCTGTCGGCGACGCTGCCAACTTCCTGATCGAGGGCTTCACCGCCACCGTCGCGCAGCACGAGGGCGAGGTGCTCTTCGTCGAGCTGCCGGCCGCCGTCGAGCTCGTGATCCAGGAGACCGAGCCGGGTGTCCAGGGCGACCGCTCCACCGGTGGCACCAAGCCCGCCACCCTGGAGACCGGCCACCAGATCCAGGTGCCGCTCTTCATCACCACCGGAGAGAAGATCAAGGTCGACACCCGCACGAGCGACTACCTCGGCCGGGTGAACAGCTAA
- the nusB gene encoding transcription antitermination factor NusB, translating to MAARNTARKRAFQILFEGDQRGADVLTVLADWIRHAHNDTRQPPVSEYTMQLVEGYSEYARRIDELIAQYSVGWTLDRMPVVDRNILRLGAYELIWVDATPDAVVLDEMVQLAKEFSTDDSPSFVNGLLGRLKDLKPSLRREAD from the coding sequence GTGGCTGCCCGCAACACGGCCCGCAAGCGCGCCTTCCAGATCCTCTTCGAGGGCGACCAGCGCGGCGCCGACGTCCTGACCGTCCTCGCGGACTGGATCCGGCACGCTCACAACGACACCCGGCAGCCCCCGGTCAGCGAATACACCATGCAGCTGGTCGAGGGGTACTCGGAGTACGCCAGGCGGATCGACGAGTTGATCGCGCAGTACTCGGTGGGGTGGACCCTCGACCGGATGCCGGTCGTGGACCGCAACATCCTGCGGCTCGGGGCATACGAGCTGATCTGGGTCGACGCGACTCCGGACGCGGTCGTACTGGACGAGATGGTGCAGCTGGCGAAGGAGTTCTCCACGGACGACTCGCCGTCCTTCGTGAACGGCCTGCTGGGCCGTCTGAAGGACCTGAAGCCTTCGCTCCGCAGGGAAGCCGACTAG
- the bldD gene encoding transcriptional regulator BldD, which translates to MSSEYAKQLGAKLRAIRTQQGLSLHGVEEKSQGRWKAVVVGSYERGDRAVTVQRLAELADFYGVPVQELLPGTTPGGAAEPPPKLVLDLERLAHVPAEKAGPLQRYAATIQSQRGDYNGKVLSIRQDDLRTLAVIYDQSPSVLTEQLISWGVLDADARRAVSHEDG; encoded by the coding sequence ATGTCCAGCGAATACGCCAAACAGCTCGGGGCCAAGCTCCGGGCCATCCGCACCCAGCAGGGCCTTTCCCTCCACGGAGTCGAGGAGAAGTCCCAGGGACGCTGGAAGGCGGTCGTGGTCGGTTCGTACGAGCGCGGCGACCGCGCCGTCACCGTGCAGCGCCTCGCGGAGCTGGCGGACTTCTACGGGGTCCCCGTGCAGGAACTGCTTCCTGGTACGACCCCTGGTGGCGCCGCCGAGCCCCCGCCGAAGCTCGTCCTGGACCTTGAGCGCCTTGCCCACGTTCCGGCCGAGAAGGCGGGCCCGCTGCAGCGCTACGCGGCGACGATCCAGTCCCAGCGCGGTGACTACAACGGCAAGGTGCTCTCGATCCGCCAGGACGACCTGCGCACACTCGCCGTCATCTACGACCAGTCCCCCTCGGTCCTCACCGAGCAGCTGATCAGCTGGGGCGTCCTGGACGCCGACGCGCGCCGCGCGGTCTCCCACGAGGACGGCTGA
- the pyrR gene encoding bifunctional pyr operon transcriptional regulator/uracil phosphoribosyltransferase PyrR, producing MDSQEFPHEDPQQDPPSSDARPVLEGPDIARVLTRIAHEIVERARGADDVVLLGIPTRGVFLAQRLAAKLEEITDRKIPVGSLDITMYRDDLRMHPPRALARTEIPGDGIDGRLVVLVDDVLFSGRTIRAALDALNDIGRPRAVQLAVLVDRGHRELPIRADYVGKNLPTSLRETVKVQLAEEDGRDTVLLGAKRTAQQ from the coding sequence ATGGACTCGCAAGAATTTCCGCACGAGGACCCGCAACAGGATCCTCCGTCGTCCGATGCCCGGCCGGTGCTCGAAGGCCCCGACATCGCGCGCGTACTGACCCGCATCGCCCACGAGATCGTCGAACGCGCCAGGGGCGCCGACGACGTGGTGCTCCTCGGCATTCCGACCCGGGGCGTCTTCCTCGCCCAGCGGCTCGCCGCCAAGCTCGAAGAGATCACCGACCGCAAGATCCCGGTCGGCTCGCTGGACATCACCATGTACCGCGACGACCTGCGCATGCACCCGCCGCGTGCGCTGGCCCGGACCGAGATCCCCGGTGACGGCATCGACGGCCGTCTGGTCGTCCTCGTCGACGACGTGCTCTTCTCCGGCCGGACGATCCGCGCGGCGCTCGACGCGCTGAACGACATCGGCCGCCCGCGCGCCGTCCAGCTCGCGGTCCTCGTCGACCGGGGCCACCGCGAACTGCCCATCCGCGCCGACTACGTCGGCAAGAACCTCCCCACGTCGCTGCGGGAGACGGTCAAGGTCCAGCTCGCCGAGGAAGACGGTCGGGACACCGTCCTGCTCGGTGCGAAGCGGACCGCCCAGCAGTAG
- a CDS encoding aspartate carbamoyltransferase catalytic subunit: MQRHLISAADLTRDDAVLILDTAEEMARVADRPIKKLPTLRGRTVVNLFFEDSTRTRISFEAAEKRLSADVINFSAKGSSVSKGESLKDTAQTLEAMGVDAVVIRHGASGAPYRLATSGWIDAAVINAGDGTHQHPTQALLDAFTMRRRLVGRDTGLGQDLSGKRITIVGDVLHSRVARSNVDLLHTLGAQVTLVAPPTLVPVGVGSWPCEVSYDLDSTLAKSDAVMMLRVQRERMNAAFFPTEREYSRRYGLDGDRMARMPEHAIVMHPGPMVRGMEITAEVADSDRCTVVEQVANGVSIRMAVLYLLLGGNEPAVTHTRTTEEK, translated from the coding sequence ATGCAGCGTCATCTCATCTCGGCCGCCGACCTCACCCGCGACGACGCCGTCCTGATCCTCGACACCGCCGAGGAGATGGCCCGGGTCGCGGACCGGCCGATCAAGAAACTGCCGACCCTGCGCGGCCGTACCGTCGTCAACCTCTTCTTCGAGGACTCGACACGGACCCGGATCTCCTTCGAGGCCGCCGAGAAGCGCCTCTCCGCCGACGTCATCAACTTCTCCGCCAAGGGATCGAGCGTGTCGAAGGGCGAGTCCCTCAAGGACACCGCCCAGACCCTCGAAGCCATGGGTGTGGACGCCGTCGTCATCCGCCACGGCGCCTCCGGGGCCCCGTACCGGCTGGCGACCTCCGGCTGGATCGACGCCGCCGTGATCAACGCGGGCGACGGCACCCACCAGCACCCCACCCAGGCCCTGCTGGACGCCTTCACCATGCGCCGCCGCCTCGTCGGCCGGGACACCGGACTCGGCCAGGACCTGTCCGGCAAGCGCATCACGATCGTCGGCGACGTCCTGCACAGCCGCGTCGCCCGCTCCAACGTGGACCTGCTGCACACCCTCGGCGCCCAGGTCACCCTCGTCGCCCCGCCCACCCTGGTCCCGGTCGGCGTCGGCTCCTGGCCCTGCGAGGTCTCCTACGACCTCGACAGCACGCTCGCCAAGTCCGACGCCGTGATGATGCTGCGCGTGCAGCGGGAGCGGATGAACGCCGCGTTCTTCCCCACCGAGCGCGAGTACTCGCGGCGCTACGGCCTCGACGGTGACCGCATGGCACGGATGCCCGAGCACGCCATCGTGATGCACCCCGGCCCGATGGTCCGCGGCATGGAGATCACCGCCGAGGTCGCCGACTCCGACCGCTGCACCGTCGTCGAGCAGGTCGCCAACGGCGTCTCCATCCGGATGGCCGTGCTGTACCTGCTGCTCGGCGGCAACGAGCCCGCCGTCACCCACACCCGCACCACCGAGGAGAAGTAA
- a CDS encoding dihydroorotase: MSKILIRGAKVLGGEPQDVLIDGGTIAEVGAGLSAEGAEVVEAAGKVLLPGLVDLHTHLREPGREDSETVLTGTRAAASGGFTAVFAMANTFPVADTAGVVEQVYRLGQEHGYCDVQPIGAVTVGLEGRKLAELGAMHESAAGVTVFSDDGKCVDDAVMMRRALEYVKAFGGVVAQHAQEPRLTEGAQMNEGVVSAELGLGGWPAVAEESIIARDVLLAEHVGSRVHICHLSTAGSVEIVRWAKSRGIDVTAEVTPHHLLLTDELVRSYNPVYKVNPPLRTERDVLALREALADGTIDIVATDHAPHPHEDKDCEWGAAAMGMVGLETALSVVQETMVETGLLDWAGVADRMSFKPAKIGRAAGHGRPVSAGEPANLTLVDTAYRGSVDPAGFASRSRNTPYEGRELPGRVTHTWLRGKATLVDGKLT; this comes from the coding sequence ATGAGCAAGATCCTTATCCGTGGTGCGAAGGTGCTGGGCGGCGAGCCGCAGGACGTCCTGATCGACGGCGGGACCATCGCCGAGGTGGGTGCCGGCCTGTCCGCCGAGGGCGCCGAGGTCGTCGAGGCCGCCGGCAAGGTCCTCCTGCCGGGCCTGGTCGACCTGCACACCCACCTGCGGGAGCCCGGCCGTGAGGACTCCGAGACCGTGCTGACCGGCACGCGCGCGGCGGCCTCCGGCGGCTTCACGGCCGTCTTCGCCATGGCCAACACCTTCCCGGTCGCCGACACCGCCGGTGTGGTCGAGCAGGTCTACCGGCTCGGCCAGGAGCACGGCTACTGCGACGTGCAGCCCATCGGCGCCGTCACCGTCGGTCTGGAGGGCAGGAAGCTCGCCGAGCTGGGCGCGATGCACGAGTCGGCCGCCGGGGTCACCGTCTTCTCGGACGACGGCAAGTGCGTCGACGACGCCGTGATGATGCGCCGGGCCCTGGAGTACGTGAAGGCGTTCGGCGGGGTCGTCGCCCAGCACGCGCAGGAGCCCCGGCTGACCGAGGGCGCCCAGATGAACGAGGGCGTCGTCTCCGCCGAGCTGGGCCTCGGGGGCTGGCCGGCGGTGGCCGAGGAGTCGATCATCGCCCGGGACGTCCTGCTCGCCGAGCACGTCGGCTCCCGGGTCCACATCTGCCACCTCTCCACCGCCGGGTCCGTCGAGATCGTCCGCTGGGCCAAGTCCCGCGGCATCGACGTCACCGCCGAGGTCACCCCGCACCACCTCCTCCTCACCGACGAGCTGGTGCGCTCCTACAACCCGGTCTACAAGGTCAATCCGCCGCTGCGCACGGAGCGCGACGTGCTGGCCCTGCGCGAGGCGCTCGCCGACGGCACGATCGACATCGTCGCCACCGACCACGCCCCGCACCCGCACGAGGACAAGGACTGCGAGTGGGGCGCGGCCGCCATGGGCATGGTCGGCCTGGAGACCGCGCTGTCGGTGGTCCAGGAGACGATGGTCGAGACCGGTCTGCTCGACTGGGCGGGCGTCGCGGACCGCATGTCCTTCAAGCCGGCGAAGATCGGGCGGGCGGCCGGACACGGACGTCCCGTCTCGGCAGGTGAGCCCGCCAACCTCACGCTCGTCGACACGGCATACCGTGGGTCGGTGGATCCCGCGGGCTTCGCCTCGCGCAGCCGCAACACCCCCTACGAGGGCCGCGAGCTGCCGGGCCGTGTCACGCACACGTGGCTGCGGGGCAAGGCCACGCTCGTCGACGGGAAGCTCACGTGA
- the carA gene encoding glutamine-hydrolyzing carbamoyl-phosphate synthase small subunit, with amino-acid sequence MTTSTRGATRVPAVLVLEDGRIFRGRAYGAVGVTFGEAVFSTGMTGYQETLTDPSYHRQVVVMTAPHIGNTGVNDEDPESRKIWVSGYVVRDPARVPSNWRSRRSLDEELAQQGVVGISGIDTRALTRHLRERGAMRVGIFSGNALPDDGTMLTEVRQAPEMKGANLSAEVATKETYVVPAIGTKKFTVAAVDLGIKGMTPHRMAERGIEVHVLPATATAEDVYAVNPDGVFFSNGPGDPATADHPVAVMRAVLERRTPLFGICFGNQILGRALGFGTYKLKYGHRGINQPVQDRTTGKVEVTAHNHGFAVDAPLDQVSETPYGRAEVSHVCLNDNVVEGLQLLDRPAFSVQYHPEAAAGPHDAAYLFDRFVSLMEGQRA; translated from the coding sequence ATGACGACCTCCACCCGGGGAGCCACCAGGGTTCCCGCCGTACTCGTCCTGGAGGACGGCCGGATCTTCCGCGGCCGTGCCTACGGGGCCGTGGGGGTGACCTTCGGCGAAGCCGTGTTCTCCACCGGGATGACCGGCTACCAGGAGACCCTCACCGACCCGTCGTACCACCGCCAGGTCGTCGTCATGACCGCCCCGCACATCGGCAACACCGGCGTCAACGACGAGGACCCCGAGTCCAGGAAGATCTGGGTATCCGGATACGTCGTACGCGACCCCGCGCGCGTGCCCTCCAACTGGCGCTCCCGGCGCTCGCTGGACGAGGAGCTGGCGCAGCAGGGCGTCGTCGGCATCAGCGGCATCGACACCCGGGCCCTCACCCGCCATCTGCGCGAGCGCGGCGCCATGCGCGTCGGCATCTTCTCCGGCAACGCGCTGCCCGACGACGGCACCATGCTCACCGAGGTCCGTCAGGCCCCCGAGATGAAGGGCGCGAACCTCTCCGCCGAGGTCGCCACCAAGGAGACGTACGTCGTCCCGGCGATCGGCACGAAGAAGTTCACCGTCGCCGCCGTCGACCTCGGCATCAAGGGCATGACCCCGCACCGGATGGCCGAACGCGGCATCGAGGTGCACGTGCTCCCGGCCACGGCGACGGCCGAGGACGTGTACGCCGTGAACCCCGACGGCGTGTTCTTCTCCAACGGGCCGGGCGACCCGGCCACCGCCGACCACCCCGTCGCCGTCATGCGGGCCGTCCTGGAGCGCCGCACCCCGCTCTTCGGCATCTGCTTCGGCAACCAGATCCTGGGCCGCGCGCTCGGCTTCGGCACCTACAAGCTCAAGTACGGCCACCGGGGCATCAACCAGCCGGTGCAGGACCGTACGACCGGCAAGGTCGAGGTCACGGCGCACAACCACGGCTTCGCCGTCGACGCCCCGCTCGATCAGGTCTCCGAGACCCCCTACGGCCGTGCCGAGGTCTCCCACGTGTGCCTCAACGACAACGTGGTGGAGGGGCTCCAGCTCCTCGACCGCCCCGCCTTCAGCGTCCAGTACCACCCCGAAGCGGCAGCGGGCCCGCACGACGCCGCCTACCTGTTCGACCGCTTCGTATCCCTGATGGAGGGCCAGCGTGCCTAA